The following coding sequences are from one Cercospora beticola chromosome 4, complete sequence window:
- a CDS encoding uncharacterized protein (antiSMASH:Cluster_3) has translation MLSASLGVLTTLLATRSYAHKFVGKPLIEGLAAVDAYSPLYNGFRPRVEYTTLGGDLWGNKTNIWRQDPSPVVDEAWDSISEPRYLLLTKEELVKMDRPLESAVQWPDDPNKYLMEYHAYHVFHCLNEMRKNAYINFDYYFGGGRPLNAIHWDHFTHCLDILRQELTCLPSMQATRMVWQEGQSAPFPEFRTHRMCMRWDDFEEWTAAKKISREAVRQMTMTTPKPVDVVERPASVEAWEVLHRNSEWIKKMKAAGHKLHWG, from the exons ATGCTGTCGGCGTCACTCGGCGTCTTAACGACCCTTCTGGCGACTCGTTCCTATGCGCACAAATTTGTGGGGAAGCCACTCATCGAGGGCTTAGCAGCGGTGGACGCATACT CTCCACTCTACAATGGCTTTCGCCCGCGCGTTGAATACACGACTCTCGGAGGAGATCTCTGGGGCAACAAGACGAACATTTGGCGCCAAGACCCGTCACCAGTCGTAGACGAGGCATGGGACTCCATCTCGGAGCCGAGATATCTTCTCTTGACTAAAGAAGAGCTTGTCAAGATGGACAGGCCGCTCGAGTCAGCTGTGCAATGGCCAGATGACCCAAACAAGTATTTGATGGAATATCACGCCTACCATGTGTTTCATTGCCTCAACGAAATGCGGAAAAATGCATATATCAATTTTGATTACTACTT CGGAGGAGGAAGGCCACTGAACGCCATCCATTGGGATCACTTTACCCACTGCCTCGACATCTTGAGACAGGAACTGACCTGCTTGCCGTCTATGCAGGCCACCCGCATGGTCTGGCAAGAAGGACAAAGCGCACCTTTCCCAGAATTCCGGACGCATCGGATGTGCATGCGATGGGACGACTTTGAGGAGTGGACAGCTGCAAAAAAGATCTCCAGAGAGGCTGTTCGAcagatgacgatgacaacGCCCAAGCCAGTAGACGTCGTTGAACGGCCGGCGTCAGTTGAGGCATGGGAGGTACTTCACAGGAACAGTGAGTGGATCAAGAAGATGAAAGCTGCGGGTCACAAGTTGCACTGGGGCTAA